One Erythrobacter aureus DNA segment encodes these proteins:
- a CDS encoding sensor histidine kinase — MASVGTRYVAHARADADGNLVQADDVLAQLHQACGGKIGSRIAIPELLALVEKALRFGLKLARQFDATDGENRVTAWVEVAPVADDAGEVAGCTIDVVSWHSEELPPENEIEAARRRVEINRHLADCTARLDSNQRLLSIETQAPDLADFAEHALAAAGKPWTDLVRLPGNTHQQPLHWRLLDGATCEIDGSNRKWTAHLEPLGQPQPGSAGFVLYLTAERPLAESSGDGEPDGEDAPSFGRDLTPVLRQPINRIIANAETIRTKLAGPLADEYSSYAADIATAAQHLLALIDDLSDLEVVESEDFTTAPDRIELADVARRACGILGVRAREKGITLVAPPEGESQLAIAEFRRVLQILLNLVGNAIRYSPDESQVWIRLDRIGNRALITVADQGHGLEPEQQERVFEKFERLGRSGDGGSGLGLYISRRIARAMDGDLTVESAPGQGARFTLSVPAAEDLRKEPRDGPTIPKPRDNG, encoded by the coding sequence ATGGCGAGCGTAGGAACCCGATACGTCGCCCATGCCAGGGCCGATGCCGATGGAAATTTGGTACAGGCCGATGACGTTCTCGCCCAGCTTCACCAGGCTTGCGGCGGGAAAATCGGCTCGCGGATTGCGATCCCCGAACTGCTCGCCTTGGTCGAAAAGGCTTTGCGTTTCGGGCTTAAGCTGGCTCGGCAATTCGACGCCACCGACGGCGAAAACCGGGTTACCGCCTGGGTGGAGGTCGCCCCTGTCGCGGATGACGCGGGAGAGGTGGCAGGCTGTACGATCGATGTCGTGAGCTGGCATAGCGAGGAATTGCCGCCCGAAAACGAAATCGAGGCGGCGCGGCGCCGGGTGGAGATCAATCGGCATCTCGCGGATTGCACCGCGCGGCTCGATTCGAACCAGCGGCTTTTGTCTATCGAGACCCAGGCTCCCGACCTTGCCGATTTCGCCGAACATGCGCTGGCCGCGGCAGGAAAACCGTGGACCGACCTGGTCCGCCTGCCGGGCAATACGCACCAGCAGCCGCTCCACTGGCGTCTGCTCGACGGTGCCACGTGCGAGATCGACGGATCGAACCGGAAGTGGACGGCCCATCTCGAACCATTGGGTCAGCCGCAACCGGGCAGCGCCGGTTTCGTTCTTTATCTGACCGCAGAGCGCCCGCTTGCGGAGAGTAGTGGCGATGGAGAACCAGACGGGGAAGACGCGCCATCCTTCGGCAGAGATCTCACGCCCGTTCTGCGGCAGCCGATCAATCGTATCATCGCCAATGCCGAAACGATCCGCACCAAGCTCGCCGGGCCTCTCGCCGATGAATACAGTTCCTACGCCGCCGATATCGCGACCGCAGCGCAGCACCTGCTTGCCCTGATAGACGACCTGTCGGATTTGGAGGTTGTGGAATCGGAGGATTTCACGACCGCGCCCGACCGTATCGAACTGGCCGACGTTGCCCGCCGGGCTTGTGGCATATTGGGCGTTCGCGCTCGCGAGAAAGGAATCACGCTGGTCGCACCGCCCGAGGGCGAAAGCCAGTTGGCGATCGCCGAATTCCGGCGTGTGCTGCAGATTCTGCTCAACCTTGTCGGCAATGCGATCCGGTATTCTCCCGACGAGAGTCAGGTATGGATTCGGCTTGACCGGATCGGCAATCGCGCGCTGATAACCGTCGCCGATCAAGGACATGGCCTCGAACCCGAACAGCAGGAGCGCGTTTTCGAGAAATTCGAACGCCTCGGGCGCAGCGGGGACGGAGGATCGGGTCTCGGCCTCTACATCTCCCGGCGAATTGCGCGCGCGATGGATGGCGATCTGACCGTGGAAAGTGCACCGGGACAAGGCGCGCGCTTTACGCTTTCCGTTCCTGCTGCAGAGGACTTGCGCAAGGAGCCGCGCGACGGCCCGACCATACCGAAGCCGCGCGACAATGGCTAA
- a CDS encoding Hpt domain-containing protein — protein MAYHSAEFDAALATAAGDDPSLQGELRAAFAGSVVRQLDLLHRARCDANWEVAADKLHAIAASFHAVELMSLADEARLAAPGEPTVLRRIDAFAEALA, from the coding sequence ATGGCCTACCATTCTGCCGAATTCGACGCCGCTCTGGCAACGGCGGCGGGCGACGATCCTTCGCTCCAGGGCGAGCTGCGCGCGGCTTTCGCAGGCAGCGTGGTTCGGCAGTTGGATTTGCTGCACCGTGCCCGCTGCGATGCCAATTGGGAAGTCGCTGCGGACAAGCTGCACGCTATCGCCGCAAGCTTTCATGCCGTGGAGCTGATGAGTTTGGCCGACGAGGCGCGTTTGGCGGCTCCCGGGGAGCCTACTGTTCTGCGCCGCATCGATGCTTTTGCCGAGGCTCTCGCCTGA